The Pseudomonas baetica genome includes a region encoding these proteins:
- a CDS encoding ABC transporter permease, which produces MEFLNAFSHLDWQQVMHLTWQHITLVGIAVTLAIVVGVPLGILMTRFPTLAGPLQASATVLLTVPSIALFGLLLPFYSKFGQGLGPMPAITAVFLYSLLPIMRNTYLALTGVEPGIREAARGIGMTFGQRLRMVELPIAVPVILAGVRTAVVMNIGVMTIAATIGAGGLGVLILASISRSDMSMLIVGALLVSLLAIFADLFLQWLQRSLTPKGLLK; this is translated from the coding sequence ATGGAATTTCTGAACGCCTTTTCCCACCTCGACTGGCAGCAGGTGATGCACCTGACCTGGCAGCACATCACCCTCGTCGGCATCGCCGTGACCCTGGCGATTGTCGTTGGCGTGCCATTGGGCATTCTGATGACGCGATTTCCGACTCTCGCCGGTCCATTGCAAGCCAGCGCCACGGTGCTGCTGACCGTGCCGTCGATTGCCCTGTTTGGCTTGCTGTTGCCGTTCTACTCCAAGTTCGGTCAGGGCCTCGGCCCGATGCCGGCGATCACCGCTGTGTTTCTGTATTCACTGCTGCCGATCATGCGCAACACTTACTTGGCCCTGACCGGCGTAGAGCCGGGCATCCGTGAAGCCGCGCGCGGTATCGGCATGACCTTCGGCCAGCGCCTGCGCATGGTCGAGTTGCCGATCGCCGTGCCGGTGATCCTCGCCGGTGTGCGTACCGCCGTGGTGATGAACATCGGTGTGATGACCATCGCCGCGACCATCGGCGCCGGCGGCCTCGGTGTGTTGATCCTCGCCTCCATCAGCCGCAGTGACATGTCGATGCTCATCGTCGGCGCGCTGCTGGTCAGTCTTCTGGCGATCTTCGCCGACCTCTTCCTGCAGTGGCTGCAACGTTCGCTGACTCCAAAAGGACTCCTCAAATGA